The following are encoded in a window of Rubellicoccus peritrichatus genomic DNA:
- a CDS encoding DUF1801 domain-containing protein — MYEPKTKQNDASVAQFLESVEDPEQRHDCEVLLLLMQELTGEEPKMWGKAIIGFGHYDYKTRSGCRGGWFLTGFSPRKKSLSIHIMTGFDDYGHLMEKMGKYKNGVSCLYVKRLSDVDLDVLKKLITLSVSEMRKRDHMAGC; from the coding sequence ATGTACGAGCCTAAAACCAAGCAGAACGATGCGAGCGTTGCTCAATTTCTGGAATCTGTCGAAGATCCGGAGCAGCGTCATGATTGTGAAGTTTTGCTTTTGCTTATGCAGGAACTTACCGGAGAGGAGCCGAAGATGTGGGGTAAGGCCATTATTGGATTCGGGCATTACGATTACAAAACGCGAAGTGGTTGCAGGGGAGGGTGGTTTCTGACAGGTTTTTCACCACGTAAGAAGAGCTTGTCGATTCACATCATGACCGGCTTTGATGACTACGGCCACCTTATGGAGAAAATGGGAAAGTACAAAAACGGTGTTTCCTGCCTCTATGTTAAGCGATTGAGTGACGTTGATTTGGATGTTTTGAAGAAACTGATCACGTTGTCAGTCAGTGAGATGCGAAAGCGTGACCATATGGCAGGCTGTTAA
- the rpmH gene encoding 50S ribosomal protein L34, which produces MGPTYRPHRVKRVRKCGYRARIKTKGGRSVIAARRRKGRKRLTQV; this is translated from the coding sequence ATGGGACCGACCTATCGTCCACACCGCGTCAAGCGGGTTCGCAAATGCGGCTATCGCGCACGTATCAAGACCAAAGGAGGCCGCTCCGTCATCGCCGCTCGCCGCCGCAAAGGCCGCAAGCGCTTGACCCAGGTCTAA
- the rnpA gene encoding ribonuclease P protein component encodes MTKGGERFRPGQRLRKSAEFNRPRNLGFTADCAGFVCRILPPMDPEAPPVKRLGLIASRRVGNAVIRNRAKRLLREIFRKNQAALPEACDVIIVVRSSYARYDYHNLEARFLKACKRFAEQ; translated from the coding sequence GTGACCAAGGGCGGCGAACGTTTCCGTCCCGGGCAACGGCTGCGTAAAAGCGCAGAATTTAATCGCCCGCGCAATCTCGGCTTTACAGCTGACTGCGCGGGTTTTGTTTGCCGAATTCTCCCGCCGATGGACCCAGAGGCCCCGCCAGTGAAGCGCCTAGGTTTGATTGCATCCCGCCGTGTTGGCAATGCAGTGATAAGAAACCGAGCCAAGCGGCTTTTGCGCGAGATTTTCAGAAAAAACCAAGCCGCCCTACCCGAAGCCTGTGATGTTATCATTGTCGTTCGGAGCTCATACGCTCGATATGATTACCACAATCTGGAAGCTCGCTTCCTCAAAGCATGTAAGCGATTTGCCGAGCAATGA
- the yidD gene encoding membrane protein insertion efficiency factor YidD gives MKAKELPTKLAIALVRLYQVTISPLKRLFFGPNAGCRFYPTCSEYARQALVTHGLLKGGWMALKRILSCHPFHPGGLDPVPPKSASKCCNGDDKHTTQSEKVLFPCGSPKRG, from the coding sequence ATGAAAGCCAAGGAACTTCCAACAAAGTTGGCCATTGCACTGGTTCGACTTTATCAAGTGACGATTTCGCCACTTAAACGGCTTTTTTTCGGCCCAAATGCCGGCTGCCGTTTTTATCCGACCTGTTCGGAGTATGCACGACAGGCCCTTGTTACACATGGACTACTCAAAGGTGGCTGGATGGCACTAAAACGCATCCTGAGTTGCCATCCCTTCCATCCGGGCGGTTTGGATCCTGTGCCTCCGAAAAGCGCATCCAAATGCTGCAACGGCGATGATAAGCACACTACTCAGTCGGAAAAAGTGCTTTTCCCTTGCGGCTCGCCGAAACGCGGTTAA
- the yidC gene encoding membrane protein insertase YidC — MDKKNTIIGIILLGAAFAMLIWQGKTAQDAAQEYEQTRQAQETLADETGPQGPSQGLTTGSNGTAPAIPSANGEESDGIFSRAGQAAAEIAPTKQDAPEELYVLENDFVRVTFSSHGGSIKSVEFVHRMANGKLDYPATLDSDTPYMFNEGASLPALAISLDADRDGVPEEYAPAYHLEKQTDSTILFSLTTKEGGRIYRGYAIDKLNADGEYTFPDPYVILHETKFLNQTDAPLDLKRLWVNVGTAPATKGDTRNEFLNFGYYNGADSEFIKMTKFTGSSGFLGIGASLPHESVLEPVKPLVWASVKNQFFAAVLTPDIPGNGIFSKPEDLSATIKDPDLQQGLTGSVEFNLGQLAVGGEQLLGMQYYVGPKEYLRLAELGKNQDEVMQFGFLSGISKLLLLLLIWIHDLVVNISPTWAWGWAIIVVTIIIKGCLWPLTRVQVRSAKRMAKIQKPLAELREKYKDDQQMMMQKQMALFKENRINPAAGCLPLLVQMPIFIGLFYMLRTASELRFAPFLWINDLALPDTIAHVAGFPINILPLLMTAAMVVQMRMTPTPTTDNFQRKVFQFMPVIFLAFCYTFPSGLVLYWTCQNLISVLQQFITNRSKDEEPVKLKPGEKPKESFMERMQRKAQEAQKAQAEQQQKLKGRGPKNTAPTKKRSKKK; from the coding sequence ATGGACAAGAAGAATACAATTATTGGTATCATTTTACTGGGCGCTGCCTTTGCCATGCTTATCTGGCAGGGCAAAACCGCGCAGGATGCCGCTCAGGAATACGAGCAAACACGCCAAGCTCAAGAGACTTTAGCTGATGAAACCGGACCACAAGGCCCTTCGCAAGGCCTGACCACAGGCAGCAATGGCACTGCTCCAGCGATTCCATCCGCAAACGGTGAAGAATCTGATGGAATTTTTAGTCGAGCAGGCCAGGCAGCCGCAGAGATTGCTCCGACTAAACAGGACGCCCCCGAAGAGCTTTATGTTCTGGAAAATGATTTCGTCCGGGTGACCTTCAGCTCGCATGGTGGTTCAATCAAGAGCGTTGAGTTTGTCCACCGCATGGCTAATGGTAAACTGGATTACCCTGCGACTCTAGACTCAGACACTCCATACATGTTCAATGAGGGGGCCAGCCTCCCTGCCCTTGCAATCAGTCTGGACGCAGATCGGGACGGCGTGCCAGAGGAATATGCGCCTGCTTACCACTTGGAAAAGCAGACTGATTCTACAATCCTTTTTTCGCTTACGACCAAGGAAGGAGGCCGGATCTACCGGGGCTACGCGATCGACAAGCTGAACGCAGATGGAGAATACACCTTTCCCGACCCCTATGTAATTCTTCACGAAACAAAATTCCTGAATCAAACGGATGCTCCTCTGGATCTTAAACGCCTATGGGTCAACGTCGGCACTGCTCCAGCGACCAAGGGAGATACTCGAAACGAATTCCTGAATTTTGGCTATTACAATGGAGCTGATTCAGAATTCATCAAGATGACCAAGTTTACCGGCAGCAGCGGCTTCCTTGGCATTGGTGCAAGCCTGCCTCATGAGTCCGTATTGGAACCAGTGAAACCACTTGTCTGGGCTTCGGTCAAAAATCAATTTTTCGCGGCAGTCCTAACACCAGATATTCCTGGCAACGGTATCTTTTCAAAGCCTGAGGATCTGAGTGCCACGATTAAAGATCCTGACCTGCAACAAGGACTAACTGGTAGCGTTGAATTCAACCTTGGCCAACTGGCCGTTGGAGGCGAACAGCTCCTAGGTATGCAATACTACGTTGGTCCAAAGGAATACCTTCGCCTCGCCGAGCTAGGTAAAAATCAGGACGAAGTCATGCAGTTCGGTTTCCTGAGTGGAATCAGTAAATTACTTCTCTTACTACTCATTTGGATTCACGACCTTGTCGTCAATATCTCACCCACCTGGGCCTGGGGCTGGGCTATCATTGTTGTCACTATAATCATCAAAGGCTGCCTCTGGCCATTGACGCGCGTTCAGGTTCGTTCCGCCAAACGCATGGCCAAGATCCAGAAGCCACTTGCTGAGTTACGTGAAAAGTACAAAGACGACCAGCAAATGATGATGCAAAAGCAAATGGCACTCTTTAAGGAGAACCGCATCAACCCTGCCGCCGGCTGCCTTCCGCTTCTTGTTCAGATGCCGATCTTCATTGGGCTGTTTTACATGCTCAGAACAGCATCCGAACTTCGTTTTGCCCCCTTCCTCTGGATTAACGACCTTGCTCTCCCCGATACAATTGCCCATGTAGCTGGCTTTCCAATCAACATCCTGCCGCTACTTATGACTGCGGCAATGGTTGTTCAGATGCGCATGACGCCGACGCCAACCACGGACAATTTCCAGCGCAAGGTCTTCCAGTTCATGCCTGTAATCTTCCTGGCCTTTTGTTACACCTTCCCTTCGGGTCTCGTGCTTTACTGGACTTGCCAAAATCTGATTTCCGTCCTCCAACAGTTTATTACAAACCGCAGTAAAGACGAAGAACCAGTAAAACTGAAACCTGGTGAGAAGCCCAAGGAGTCCTTCATGGAGCGCATGCAACGCAAAGCCCAGGAAGCCCAGAAAGCCCAGGCAGAGCAGCAACAAAAGCTGAAAGGCCGAGGGCCCAAAAACACAGCACCCACTAAAAAGCGCTCCAAAAAGAAGTAG